The following are from one region of the Nicotiana tomentosiformis chromosome 7, ASM39032v3, whole genome shotgun sequence genome:
- the LOC138895453 gene encoding uncharacterized protein, which yields MRSNPNRRYPDIWCEFHNDHGHKTSDCRLLQGEVEHLLKQGYLTELFSENGKQAYMKNRQEPPKPPSPKRTVNVINGGEEVNSVTYTAARKTIKFIITHGKRTRQTLEDGNITFDDADADGLVISHNDALVISLLIHDTNVKRVLIDLGSSVNIILLRVVNEMLMGDREVPKACSLSGIDNSTVITKGEIELSTYAEGVIKEIKFQVIDTDMAYNVILGRPWIHDMDPVPSTLHQVIKFPSKWGIQ from the coding sequence ATGAGATCAAATCCAAATAGAAGATACCCAGACATTTGGTGCGAGTTCCATAATGATCACGGCCATAAAACATCAGACTGCAGATTATTACAAGGTGAGGTGGAACATTTATTGAAGCAGGGCTATCTGACGGAATTGTTCAGCGAGAATGGCAAACAAGCTTACATGAAAAATAGGCAAGAGCCCCCAAAACCTCCGTCTCCAAAGAGAACAGTAAATGTGATAAACGGCGGAGAAGAAGTCAACAGTGTAACCTATACAGCCGCGAGAAAAACAATAAAGTTCATAATAACTCACGGGAAGCGAACTCGCCAAACTTTGGAAGACGGCAACATAACCTTTGATGATGCAGATGCCGATGGATTAGTGATttctcacaacgatgcactggtaatatctttacttatacatgatactaatgtaaaacgagttttgattgaccTAGGTAGCTCTGTGAATATCATTCTATTACGAGTAGTGAACGAAATGCTGATGGGCGATCGTGAAGTTCCAAAAGCATGTTCCTTATCTGGGATTGATAACTCAACCGTTATTACAAAGGGCGAAATTGAACTAAGCACATACGCAGAAGGGGtcatcaaagaaataaaatttcaAGTGATAGACACAGATATGGCCTATAATGTGATTCTTGGGAGGCcgtggattcatgatatggatcCTGTGCCATCCACATTACATCAGGTTATCAAATTCCCTTCAAAATGGGGAATTCAATAG